The DNA sequence TTCATTGCGGCACTGCTGGAACTGACAGACAATCTGGTCAATGGCGAAGTCACCCATCCGCCCGATACGGTTGTGTGGGACGGAGAGGATCCATACCTCGTCGTCGCCGCCGACAAGGGCACCGCGACCTTTTCCGATACCGCAAATGCCATCAGCCTGGAAAAAGGCCACTGGCTGGGTGACGCGTTCGCATCCGGCGGATCGGCCGGATATGACCACAAGAAGATGGGTATCACGGCGCGCGGCGCCTGGGAGGCGGTCAAGCGGCACTTCCGCGAAATGGGAAAGGACATCCAGTCCGAACCCTTCACCGTGATCGGTGTCGGCGACATGAGCGGCGACGTGTTCGGCAATGGCATGCTGCTGTCGCCGGAAATCCGCCTCGTGGCGGCATTCAATCACATGCACGTCTTTGTCGATCCGGATCCGGTCGATTCCGCGAAGAACCTTGCCGAGCGCCAGCGCCTGTTCGACCTGCCGCAATCGAGCTGGGAGGATTATGACACCAGCCTGATTTCCAAAGGCGGCGGCATATTTGCGCGGGCGGCAAAGTCGATCGAATTGAGCGACGAGATCAAGGCGCTGACGGGCCTGAGTGCGGAGACGGTCACACCTGACCAGTTGATCACTGCCTTGCTGAAGTCCAAGGCGGACCTGCTCTGGTTCGGCGGCATCGGCACCTATGTGAAGGCTGACAGCGAAACCAACAGTGAAGTGGGCGACCGCGCCAATGATGCCATCCGGGTCGGCGCCCATCAGCTGCGTGTAAAAGTCGTCGGAGAGGGGGCCAATCTGGGGCTTACCCAGGCCGCCCGGATCGAGTTTGCCCTGTCGGGTGGACGGATCAATACCGACGCCATCGACAATTCGGCCGGAGTCGATTCCTCGGACCACGAAGTGAACATCAAGATCCTCGCGGCGGAAGCGATCCGCCTTGGCAATCTGGAGGAAGACAACCGGAATGACCTGCTGGCGAGTATGACCGATGATGTGGCGCACCATGTTCTGCGCCACAATTACGATCAGACGGCCGCGCTCACGCTGGCCGAGTCGACAGCGAAGCAGGACCATGAGGCGCTGGAGCGGCTGATGGTGCATCTGGAAAGCCGGGGCGTGCTCGACCGGGCGCTGGAAGGCCTGCCTGATACGGGCCATATGAAAGTGCGCGCTGAGCACGGGCAGGGGCTGAGCCGTCCGGAGCTGGCGGTGCTGCTGGCCTGGTCGAAGATCACCCTGTTTGACGATCTCGTTGCTTCCGACTTGCCGGACGATCCCTATTTCGAGGACGTGCTGAAGGCCTATTTCCCGAGCCCGATCGACTCCTATGGCGAGGCGATGGACAATCACCGCCTGAAGCGGGAGATCATTGCCACGGTGCTGGCAAACCGGTCGCTGGACATGGGCGGGACGATCCCGGTCTTCCGTCTGCGGGAGATGACAGACACCAACGACATGGCTGCCATCGTGCGCGGCCTGGAGGCCGCCCGTGTGGTGCTGGACTTCGAAGGCTTCCAGCGCGAAGTCGATGCACTCGACAATGTCGTTCATGCGGATGTCCAGACCGACCTGCGGCTGCTTGCGGCGCAGGCCGTGAGCGCCGCTGCGGCGTGGTTCGTGACGGCCATGCCGAAAGGCACATTGCAGGAACTGGTTGATGCGACCCACGCGCCGCTGAACGAGTTCAAGGCAGCACTTGCGGACATCCACACGCATTTCCCCGCCGCGCAGATCGAACGCTCAACCCGCACCCTGGTGCGGCGCGGCGCACCGGAGGAACTGGCGCGCTGGGCATCGGCCATGGGGCTGTTTGCCCAGGGGCTCGTCGTCGTGGACCTTGCCAGTTCGACCGGCAAGCCAGTGCCCGAGGCAGGGGAGTGTTTCTTCCAGATTGGTGAAGCCCTGCGTCTGGACCGGCTTCGCGTCTCCGCGCTGGACGGCCTCTCCAGGGCCGGGTTCTGGGATCGCGTTGCGGGGCGCCGCCTGATTGTCGAGATGGTCCAGACCCAGGCAGATGCAGCCCGCGATGCTCTGGCGGTTGGCGGGGCAGGGCCGTGGCTTTCCCACCACCAGGATGGCCGCAAGGACTTGCTGGCGACGCTGGCAGAGCTGGGTAAGGAAAAGGCCTGGAGCTTCGCGAAGTTTGCGCTGGCCGCTGATGCGGTGCGCCACTTCATGAAGCGCTGAGGCAGTCTTTATCGAGCTAAAAAAAGTCCCGCACCCGGCCACCGGGTGCGGGACTTTTGTTTGCAACTGTAAACGATCAGTCTTCGGTGAAGATCGCCCGCACGTCGTCTGCTGCGCTGGCCTTGAGGGCGCTGCAATTCTCGCCGCGTTCAACACCCTGCGCCAGCGAGCGTTCATAGCCCGGGATCAGGTCAGCTTTGCTTTCGAAGAAGGATTCTGCGTCAGCCACACTGTCCAGCGTGCAGAATGAGCCGGCGGCCTTCGCCGTCTGCGGTTTCCGGATCAGCGGGATCTTCGCAATGATGTTCTCGAAATTATCCTTGATCATTGGCCAGATGGTCGACTGCGCCTTCGGGTTTGCAAGCGAGTATCTGTAAATCGAGTACAATTCGTTGCCTGAGATATCATCGCCCAGGGACTGTTTGAACAGGTCGGTCACGAGCTCCGGTGTGCCCTTCTCGGCAATGGCAGACAGGATGGTGACGCGTTCGGTCTGGTTCTCCGAATTCCGGACAAACTCAATCGCGCCCTCATAGAAGTCCCGGTCGCCGTTTTCCACGCCTGCGGCGACGGCGGAGTAAAGGTCTTCAGCCGGCAGGGCCGACGGATCGGCTTCCTGGCCGATGCCCAGATAAGCTTTGCCACGGTTCGCAATTTTTGCGCGGTCCGCGGCCCGGTTTCCGTCATCCAGAAGCAGGTTCCAGAGCGCGGGTGCGAGCAGGTGCTCGGACGTCGAAAGATCAGCTGCCGGACGTTCGGACAGATCGGTCCAGACCGGGCCGTACGTTGTTTCGATCCAATCGGCGAACCTGGCCTTTTCATCCTCGTTCAGCATCGCCTTGAGAGGTCCGATCATGTCGATCGAAGAATACATCGCGGCGGCCGATCCGCCAGCCGATGCTTCCAGACCGCTGATCAGATCGGCAACGTTCAGTGTGCCGGCATCGAATCCTGCGCCGATGGAGTCGAGCATCATCATCTGCTCTGCCGGGCTCAGCGAGGCGTAATTGGCCCGCAGGGCGGTTGCATTGTCCACATCGGTCTTAAACCGCCAGTAACCGGCGCCGCCAGCATTTGGCATCACCCAGTCCGGGCAGGCATCAAGCGCGATCGTGGTCGTTTTGTCTGACAGCATTTGGCGAACGATATGATCGCCGGAGGCATCGTGCACGCGGGCCGCAAACGGAACTTCCCAGGTCTGGGCTTCCGTATCGATCTGCGAGCCGAGCGGTGCGTAGCGGCTCTGCGTGACCGTCAGTTCGCCGCCGGTTTCTGCCGCGCAGGACACATTGACGTCCAGGTAGGGGATCCCGGGTTGGGAAATGAAGGAGGTAAACGAGGAGACGACATCCGGTTGCCCCGAGCCGTCGGCCAGGCTTTGCATGAAGTCTTCGGTTGTTGCCACACCATCTTCGAAGCGGCGCATGTGCAGGCGGATGCCATCGCGGAACGTCTCTTCGCCGAGATAGGTCTCGAACATATTCAGCACGCTGCCGCCCTTGCGGTAGGTGATGGAGTCGAACGCGTCGCCAATATCACCCGTGGTCAGGATTGGATTGCGGACCTGGCGGGTCGAGAGCAGGCTGTCGGTCGGCATCGCATCGAGGGTCGACAGAATGGGGCCGAGTGTCCAATTGCCATCAGGGTCGATGGCGGCCATCGTTTTGGTGCTGATCCAGGTCGCAAATGCTTCGTTCAGCCAGATATCGTTCCACCACGCCGGTGTAACGAGATTGCCGAACCATTGGTGGCCAAGCTCATGCGCGTGCGTGCCATAGACCGCGAGGCGCCGAGAAAGTGAGGTCCGGTCATCGATCAGCAGGGCAGATTCGCGGTAAACGATCGCGCCTGCATTTTCCATTGCGCCATAGGCGAAGTCGGCCGCAGCGATCAGGTCCAGTTTTCCGTATGGATACGGATAGTCAAAATAGGACTCCTGCCATTCGACCATGGGGGCGGTGATGTCGAGGGCGGCTTCGAGTTTGTCCCCCTTGCCGGCAGGAGCAAACCCGCGCAGCGGCACTTCTTCCGGGCGAAGATCCGTTGCCGGGATCGGGGCCGCTATGACTTTGTCATACGGGCCGACCATGAGGGCGACGAGATAGGACTGGATCGGCCGGGTTGTTGCAAAATGGTGGCGGACCATGCCGTCGCCGAGGTCTTCAGCC is a window from the uncultured Hyphomonas sp. genome containing:
- a CDS encoding M1 family aminopeptidase — encoded protein: MKSRFSTVLLAGVASFVMVSACSTPADTVTASAESVTIVEQPPVLQAEIPKGQLPTGVRPTAYRLDLVTDPNAETFTGYEEIDLHLDQPHSRIWLDALGPEVSSIKAVLPDGMEIAATFTPNETPDGVSRIDFDAPLPAGEATLVAEYVAPYNHHLAGLYKVEQGGRPYLVTQFEDIDARRMFLSFDEPRFKTPYTLTVTAPAEMEVAANGAEIEAEDLGDGMVRHHFATTRPIQSYLVALMVGPYDKVIAAPIPATDLRPEEVPLRGFAPAGKGDKLEAALDITAPMVEWQESYFDYPYPYGKLDLIAAADFAYGAMENAGAIVYRESALLIDDRTSLSRRLAVYGTHAHELGHQWFGNLVTPAWWNDIWLNEAFATWISTKTMAAIDPDGNWTLGPILSTLDAMPTDSLLSTRQVRNPILTTGDIGDAFDSITYRKGGSVLNMFETYLGEETFRDGIRLHMRRFEDGVATTEDFMQSLADGSGQPDVVSSFTSFISQPGIPYLDVNVSCAAETGGELTVTQSRYAPLGSQIDTEAQTWEVPFAARVHDASGDHIVRQMLSDKTTTIALDACPDWVMPNAGGAGYWRFKTDVDNATALRANYASLSPAEQMMMLDSIGAGFDAGTLNVADLISGLEASAGGSAAAMYSSIDMIGPLKAMLNEDEKARFADWIETTYGPVWTDLSERPAADLSTSEHLLAPALWNLLLDDGNRAADRAKIANRGKAYLGIGQEADPSALPAEDLYSAVAAGVENGDRDFYEGAIEFVRNSENQTERVTILSAIAEKGTPELVTDLFKQSLGDDISGNELYSIYRYSLANPKAQSTIWPMIKDNFENIIAKIPLIRKPQTAKAAGSFCTLDSVADAESFFESKADLIPGYERSLAQGVERGENCSALKASAADDVRAIFTED